Proteins co-encoded in one Balearica regulorum gibbericeps isolate bBalReg1 chromosome 16, bBalReg1.pri, whole genome shotgun sequence genomic window:
- the LOC104632229 gene encoding bactericidal permeability-increasing protein-like, which yields MSSAPASRSWHHPQGTPRPAWLCLLLLLTACTPAAGTNPGIKARLTRRALEFGRRFGLEQLRSLLQKEHELNLKGSYHSPLLGTFTYAVPRIRIHELQINDSAVDFAEDVGVRLTVQCARIQLSADWEAQLGAIQDRGSVELCMRDLDVMAVLGVSVDSNGRPMVWSAGCDTRGTHLHVKFHRGHSWLYNLLTPLVQRSLRQELNKQLCLEIRRGILRLEAALKHMKVSTQLDPFAAIDHSLLGQPAITAEHGDVALKGEFFRVGKYQQRPSSPVPVARPVALPEALPMALAAAHEPMLLLAVTEFVANSAAFTYFTAGALRRNISSSMLPRRFPLQLTTKSMGVFSPQLQERYPDQPMELHLSARRQPLLSCHPDALHGALFGSAEAFVVLPNATRVPAFLLNIDANVTGKPTITGNRLRGTVSLTGLSVAQVTSHIGPVEVKRLETLLKFGLWLFGVPWANKRLQAGVPLPALHGLSPLNTRLSLQEGFVLIATDLQYEP from the exons AtgtcctctgctccagcctccaGGTCCTGGCACCATCCCCAAGGCACACCGAGGCCGGCatggctctgcctcctgctcctgctgactGCCTGCACGCCTGCGGCCGGCACCAACCCTGGCATCAAGGCCCGGCTGACCCGGAGGGCACTGGAATTTG GCCGGCGTTTTGGACTGGAGCAGCTCCGGTCACTGCTGCAGAAGGAGCATGAGCTGAACTTGAAGGGCTCCTACCACAGCCCGCTCCTGGGCACATTCACCTATGCCGTACCCCG GATCCGCATCCATGAGCTGCAGATAAATGACTCTGCCGTGGACTTTGCCGAGGATGTGGGGGTGAGGCTGACGGTGCAGTGTGCCCGCATCCAGCTCAGCGCTGATTGGGAAGCCCAGCTGGGCGCCAT ccaggaCAGGGGCTCTGTCGAGCTCTGCATGCGTGACCTGGACGTGATGGCAGTGCTGGGAGTGAGCGTGGACAGCAACGGCCGCCCAATGGTGTGGAGCGCTGGCTGCGACACCCGCGGCACCCACCTGCATGTGAAGTTTCACCGTGGACACAG ctggCTCTACAACCTGCTGACACCACTGGTCCAGAGATCCCTGCGGCAGGAGCTGAACAAGCAG ctctgcctcGAGATCCGCAGGGGCATCCTCAGGCTGGAGGCTGCCCTAAAGCACATGAAAG TGAGCACTCAGCTGGACCCCTTCGCCGCCATCGACCACTCCCTGCTGGGGCAGCCGGCCATCACAGCAGAGCACGGGGACGTCGCCCTCAAG GGGGAGTTCTTCAGGGTGGGCAAGTACCAGCAGAGACCCTCCTCGCCGGTGCCCGTGGCGCGGCCCGTGGCGTTGCCTGAAGCCCTGCCCATGGCGCTGGCCGCAGCGCACGagcccatgctgctgctggctgtcaccGAGTTCGTCGCCAACTCGGCTGCCTTCACATACTTCACGGCCGGGGCCCTGCGCAGGAACATCTCCAGCAGCATG ctccCGCGGCGGTTCCCTCTCCAGCTGACTACCAAGAGCATGGGGGTCTTCTCCCCGCAG ctgcaggagcgCTACCCGGACCAGCCCATGGAGCTGCACCTCTCAGCCCGCCGGCAGCCCCTGCTCTCCTGCCACCCCGACGCCCTGCATGGGGCCCTTTTTGGCTCTGCTGAGGCCTTCGTGGTGCTGCCAAATGCAACCCGTGTCCCCGCTTTTCTACTGAACATC GATGCCAACGTGACAGGGAAGCCAACCATCACCGGGAACAGGCTCAGGGGCACCGTGAGCCTGACGGG GCTCAGCGTGGCGCAGGTGACATCACACATAGGCCCCGTGGAG GTAAAGAGGCTGGAGACCCTCCTGAAGTTTGGGCTGTGGCTTTTTGGGGTGCCCTGGGCAAACA AGCGGCTCCAGGCCGGCgtccctctgcctgccctgcacgGCCTCAGCCCGCTCAACACCCGGCTCTCGCTGCAGGAG GGCTTCGTGCTCATCGCCACAGACCTACAGTACGAGCCATGA
- the ID1 gene encoding DNA-binding protein inhibitor ID-1 → MKVAAVAPSPLPAGAGGALKAVRPGEAARCGPGPGMSPGAAEQAAAALLYDMKGCYSRLRALVPTLPRHRRVSKVELLQHVIDYIWDLQLALQRGPPRPAAAGDSPEAPCMPAADRILCR, encoded by the exons ATGAAGGTCGCCGCCGTCGCCCCTTCGCCTCTGCCCGCGGGCGCAGGCGGCGCGCTGAAGGCGGTGCGGCCCGGAGAGGCCGCTCGCTGCGGTCCGGGTCCGGGGATGTCCCCGGGGGCGGCGGAACAGGCGGCCGCCGCGCTGCTGTACGATATGAAGGGCTGTTACTCGCGGCTGCGGGCGCTTGTGCCGACGCTTCCGCGGCACCGGCGGGTCTCCAAGGTGGAACTGCTGCAGCACGTCATCGACTACATCTGGGACCTGCAGCTGGCGCTGCAGCGtgggcccccccgccccgccgccgccggggacTCCCCCGAG GCTCCGTGCATGCCCGCTGCCGACCGGATCCTGTGCCGCTGA